In one window of Heterodontus francisci isolate sHetFra1 chromosome 47, sHetFra1.hap1, whole genome shotgun sequence DNA:
- the LOC137357037 gene encoding lysoplasmalogenase TMEM86A-like — MALKWNRVWFQELCRFVPFLLSVCIYFVLAPQSSCPLWMKALLKCLPILFLCTYILTHGINMYTHSKAPKLLAGLLFSAAGDIFRSTSTQLYHFLGDLMFGLTHVFYIWMFGAKPLNLLAGFFLVVVGTIYLLFLNRCLWDQKPFQWAAYLYISLIGTMAWRATAGTLFNQHWSWTKLFATIGGLLFIVSDFTYAVSLYCFPVYNSGMIAATYYTAQMLITLSAVNTQNTMIKNRKESNLPLSKTI; from the exons GAGCTGTGCAGGTTTGTACCCTTCCTGCTGAGTGTCTGTATTTATTTTGTATTGGCACCGCAGTCTTCCTGTCCCTTGTGGATGAAGGCTCTCCTCAAATGCTTGCCCATTTTGTTTCTGTGTACATATATTTTGACTCATGGAATAAACATGTACACACACTCCAAAGCTCCAAAGCTCCTTGCAGGCCTCCTATTTTCAGCAGCAGGAGATATCTTCCGCTCCACATCTACACAGCTGTATCACTTTCTTG GTGACCTCATGTTTGGGCTCACACATGTTTTCTACATCTGGATGTTTGGTGCAAAACCTTTAAACCTGCTGGCAGGCTTTTTTCTGGTGGTTGTCGGTACCATATACTTGCTGTTCCTCAACAGATGCCTCTGGGATCAAAAGCCCTTCCAGTGGGCAGCCTACCTCTACATCAGTTTAATTGGAACTATGGCCTGGCGTGCTACTGCTGGCACACTGTTCAATCAGCACTGGTCTTGGACAAAGTTGTTTGCCACAATTGGAGGATTGCTTTTTATAGTATCTGATTTCACCTATGCTGTCAGCTTGTACTGCTTTCCCGTATATAACTCTGGAATGATTGCAGCCACCTATTATACAGCACAGATGCTTATCACACTTTCAGCCGTAAACACTCAGAATACGATGATCAAAAACAGAAAAGAAAGCAACTTACCATTGTCTAAAACAATATAG